One segment of Anatilimnocola aggregata DNA contains the following:
- a CDS encoding TetR/AcrR family transcriptional regulator, with protein sequence MASGSFEHEKTPNESGFDSLSERDREILLAATRLFAREGYAQTDVQEIADAAGIGKGTVYRTFGNKENLFLAAVRFARARVLDEVDAAAALATEPLDHWRRGMQAFLHFFDENPAVVELLIEERALSRGRRVATFFDTQGKGSERWRQVFRQLIDAGVIRQLPVEQVEQAISRYLFGTLFVSYFVGRPEPLAPQFESLFDILFTGLANRA encoded by the coding sequence TTGGCGTCAGGTTCATTCGAGCACGAGAAAACCCCCAATGAGAGCGGTTTCGATAGTCTATCTGAACGAGACCGCGAGATCCTCCTGGCAGCTACCAGACTGTTCGCCCGGGAAGGATACGCCCAGACCGACGTACAAGAGATCGCCGATGCAGCCGGAATTGGCAAAGGGACCGTCTACCGAACCTTTGGCAACAAAGAGAACTTATTCCTGGCCGCGGTTCGATTTGCGCGGGCGCGCGTGCTGGACGAAGTGGATGCTGCGGCAGCGCTGGCGACAGAGCCCCTCGATCATTGGCGGCGCGGGATGCAGGCGTTCCTACACTTCTTCGATGAGAATCCCGCAGTGGTGGAACTGCTAATTGAAGAGCGGGCGCTCTCCCGCGGCCGGCGCGTGGCAACCTTTTTCGATACGCAGGGGAAGGGGAGCGAGCGCTGGAGGCAAGTCTTTCGTCAATTGATCGACGCGGGCGTGATTCGCCAGCTTCCCGTCGAACAGGTGGAGCAAGCGATCTCGCGATATCTGTTCGGCACCCTGTTCGTGAGTTACTTCGTCGGCCGCCCCGAGCCTCTGGCACCACAGTTCGAAAGCCTGTTCGATATTCTGTTCACCGGTCTCGCAAATCGGGCTTGA
- a CDS encoding efflux RND transporter periplasmic adaptor subunit: protein MQKTCPLSLFTAAQSSWLLILGVLAAGCAPQADYVPPPLPNVTVAKPLVVRLTDELEYTGNLQATDSVQIRARVNGYLDKIHFRDGDTVKEGELLFEIEKAPFVAALNSAKAGQLKAEANLALAEAEFKRTEPLVERGALAVQELDVKRANVATAKADVDSAKAAVQQATLNLEYTQVKSPIGGRISRHMVDMGNLVEAQTTILTMIEKYTPIHAYFNVSESDVAVLPQQMEGSPTPDEQPTTAEELKNDKRPPVFLGLPSEVGYPHEGRLDYTQLGIDPRTGTQQRRAYFLNANQQLIPGSFIRIRVPFGDESPKLLVPERAVGVDQRGEYVLIVNVKNVVEERRVVLGSNRSGLRVVLSGLQPDERVIINGLQRVRPTSEVTTEEATELPGVDPELVKTSRDQSSEAVLEPTPVSSTAKAGK from the coding sequence ATGCAGAAAACCTGTCCCCTGTCGCTCTTCACCGCTGCTCAGAGCAGCTGGCTGCTGATCTTGGGTGTGCTAGCCGCAGGCTGTGCTCCCCAAGCGGACTACGTGCCTCCGCCCCTGCCGAATGTCACCGTCGCCAAGCCGCTGGTCGTGAGATTAACGGATGAACTGGAGTACACAGGTAACTTGCAGGCGACCGACTCGGTGCAGATTCGTGCGCGGGTCAATGGCTATCTCGACAAGATCCATTTCCGCGATGGCGACACAGTCAAAGAAGGCGAACTGCTGTTCGAAATCGAAAAAGCCCCCTTCGTCGCGGCGCTCAATTCAGCCAAAGCGGGTCAACTGAAGGCTGAAGCGAACCTGGCCCTGGCCGAAGCTGAGTTCAAGCGAACGGAGCCATTGGTGGAACGCGGCGCGCTGGCCGTCCAAGAGCTCGATGTGAAGCGCGCTAACGTCGCGACTGCCAAAGCCGATGTCGACTCCGCCAAGGCCGCAGTGCAGCAAGCCACGCTCAATTTAGAGTACACCCAAGTCAAATCGCCCATCGGTGGTCGAATAAGTCGGCACATGGTCGACATGGGAAACCTAGTAGAAGCCCAGACGACCATTCTCACCATGATCGAGAAGTACACTCCGATTCACGCCTACTTCAATGTCAGCGAAAGTGACGTGGCAGTGCTACCGCAGCAAATGGAGGGCTCACCTACTCCCGATGAACAGCCTACCACGGCGGAAGAACTGAAAAATGACAAACGACCTCCGGTGTTCCTTGGCTTGCCCAGCGAAGTTGGCTACCCACACGAAGGACGACTCGATTACACGCAGTTGGGAATTGATCCCCGCACCGGCACGCAACAACGCCGCGCCTATTTTCTGAATGCCAATCAGCAGTTGATTCCCGGCAGCTTCATCCGTATTCGAGTTCCCTTCGGCGATGAGAGCCCGAAGTTACTCGTCCCAGAGCGTGCCGTGGGGGTCGATCAACGGGGCGAATACGTGCTCATCGTGAATGTAAAGAACGTAGTCGAAGAACGTCGCGTCGTTCTCGGATCGAATCGTTCTGGTTTGCGAGTTGTGCTAAGCGGTCTGCAACCTGACGAACGAGTAATCATCAACGGCCTGCAACGCGTGCGGCCAACGTCGGAAGTAACTACCGAAGAAGCAACGGAGTTGCCCGGCGTCGATCCCGAGTTGGTAAAAACTTCGCGCGATCAGTCTTCGGAAGCGGTGTTGGAACCGACTCCCGTCTCGAGCACAGCGAAGGCAGGTAAGTAA
- a CDS encoding amylo-alpha-1,6-glucosidase, with product MDNWVLRMPWSGRDEVERESLLTREWLVTNGLGGYASGTVGGVAARRYHSLLIAALPAPLGRRVMLNHLTELVRLPNGEKMLIGGEEREGSLHLHGSDLLTEFRLELGLPVWRYEFAGYVLERRILLPHHQNTVHVNYRLIRGDGTLRIKLRPSIHFRPHEAPVNHPHTGPCPVSCIDGRIELTAPGPLPPLRMLVHGEQVAITLEGTHLPNVIYRVEESRGYEALGELWSPGYFRADLSVDRPVTLVASTESWETIGAITPEQATEYEASRRNQLLKMAHPALQKGPASELTLAADQFLITPAARSEDAARTRAAGDEVRTVIAGYHWFTDWGRDTMISLEGLTLSTGRHTEAGYILRTFGQYVRDGLIPNLFPEGEKQGLYHTADATMWYFHALSRYVTATGDRNTLRLLLPKLLDIVEHHNRGTRFGIGVDPTDGLLRQGEPGYQLTWMDAKVGDWVVTPRRGKPVEINALWYNALRLLENWVREEQGGEAAQSLAAQAERVKGAFNKRFWYEHGNYLYDVVDGEHGSDAALRPNQLFAFSLEHPVLERHRWEAVLNVVREQLLTPVGLRSLSAGHADYKPKYFGDLRARDAAYHQGTVWGWLIGPFIDAWLAVHPEDRIGARRFLEGFVDHLGEACIGSISEVFDAESPFTPRGCIAQAWSVAEVARCWIRTSG from the coding sequence ATGGACAACTGGGTCTTACGGATGCCGTGGTCCGGCCGCGACGAAGTCGAGCGCGAATCACTCCTCACGCGCGAATGGTTAGTCACGAATGGTCTGGGCGGTTACGCCTCGGGTACCGTGGGTGGAGTCGCCGCGCGGCGCTATCATAGCTTGCTGATTGCCGCCTTACCCGCGCCGCTCGGCCGGCGCGTGATGCTCAACCATCTGACGGAGTTGGTGCGATTGCCCAATGGCGAGAAGATGCTGATTGGGGGCGAAGAGCGCGAAGGTTCGCTGCATTTGCATGGCTCCGATCTGTTGACGGAGTTTCGCCTGGAACTCGGCCTGCCCGTGTGGCGATATGAATTCGCCGGCTATGTGCTCGAACGACGTATTCTTCTGCCGCATCATCAAAACACGGTACATGTGAACTATCGGCTGATTCGCGGCGATGGCACGCTGCGGATTAAGCTTCGTCCTTCGATTCACTTTCGCCCGCACGAAGCGCCAGTCAATCACCCCCACACGGGGCCATGCCCCGTGAGTTGCATCGACGGTCGCATTGAACTCACCGCTCCGGGGCCTTTGCCTCCCCTGCGGATGCTGGTGCATGGCGAACAGGTCGCGATCACCCTCGAAGGAACACACCTGCCGAATGTGATTTATCGCGTGGAAGAAAGTCGCGGTTACGAAGCGCTTGGCGAACTTTGGAGCCCCGGTTATTTTCGCGCGGATCTCAGCGTCGATCGACCGGTAACGCTCGTGGCATCGACCGAGTCATGGGAGACGATTGGAGCCATCACTCCCGAGCAGGCAACTGAATATGAAGCCAGCCGGCGCAATCAACTGTTAAAAATGGCGCATCCGGCACTGCAAAAGGGGCCAGCGAGCGAACTCACCCTTGCCGCTGATCAGTTTCTGATTACGCCCGCTGCCCGCTCTGAAGACGCTGCTCGCACCCGCGCGGCTGGCGATGAAGTACGGACTGTGATCGCCGGTTATCATTGGTTCACCGATTGGGGCCGCGATACGATGATCAGCCTCGAGGGGCTGACTCTCTCGACGGGGCGGCATACCGAAGCGGGCTACATTTTGCGCACCTTCGGCCAGTATGTGCGCGATGGCTTGATCCCCAATTTGTTTCCCGAAGGGGAGAAGCAAGGCCTGTATCACACGGCTGATGCAACGATGTGGTACTTTCACGCGCTGAGTCGCTATGTGACCGCGACCGGCGATCGCAACACCCTCCGGCTGTTGCTCCCCAAGTTGCTCGACATTGTCGAGCATCACAATCGGGGCACACGCTTCGGCATTGGTGTCGATCCGACCGACGGGCTGCTGCGACAAGGAGAGCCCGGTTATCAGTTGACGTGGATGGACGCGAAGGTTGGCGATTGGGTAGTCACGCCGCGGCGCGGTAAGCCGGTGGAGATTAATGCCCTGTGGTACAACGCGCTCCGGCTGCTGGAGAACTGGGTGCGCGAAGAACAGGGTGGCGAAGCAGCCCAGTCTCTCGCGGCGCAGGCGGAGCGGGTGAAGGGGGCGTTCAACAAACGCTTTTGGTACGAGCACGGCAATTACCTATATGACGTGGTCGATGGCGAGCATGGCTCCGATGCCGCCCTGCGACCGAATCAGCTCTTTGCATTTTCGCTCGAACATCCGGTGCTCGAACGGCATCGCTGGGAAGCTGTGCTGAATGTTGTCCGCGAGCAATTGCTCACGCCCGTCGGTCTGCGTTCGCTCTCAGCCGGTCATGCCGACTACAAACCGAAATACTTTGGCGACCTGCGGGCCCGCGATGCGGCTTACCATCAAGGGACGGTTTGGGGCTGGCTGATCGGCCCCTTCATCGACGCCTGGCTCGCGGTTCATCCCGAAGATCGAATCGGCGCGAGACGATTTCTCGAGGGTTTTGTCGACCATCTAGGCGAAGCGTGCATCGGCTCGATCAGCGAAGTGTTCGATGCCGAGTCTCCTTTTACTCCCCGGGGGTGCATTGCCCAAGCCTGGAGCGTGGCCGAAGTTGCCCGATGTTGGATTCGGACCTCTGGATAG